One part of the Deinococcus aquiradiocola genome encodes these proteins:
- a CDS encoding riboflavin synthase — MFTGIIEQVGVIARTTENEGNLTVTIQPARMWADVELGESIAVNGTCLTVTTWDAAGFTVDLSRETLAKTAPHWREGTKVNLERAMTAQARFGGHVVSGHVDGVGTVLRVDAQPGAYTMTVRAAPHLARYLVPKGSVTVDGVSLTVVDAGGPAGSRADLRPDEFTLWLVPHTLEVTTLHTWAAGTQVNLEADQMAKYVERLILMRDWTPEQPGQEVTA, encoded by the coding sequence ATGTTTACTGGAATCATCGAACAGGTGGGCGTCATTGCCCGCACCACAGAGAACGAGGGGAACCTGACCGTCACCATCCAGCCCGCGCGCATGTGGGCGGACGTGGAACTGGGCGAGAGCATCGCCGTGAACGGCACCTGCCTGACCGTGACCACCTGGGACGCGGCGGGCTTCACCGTGGACCTCAGCCGCGAGACGCTCGCCAAAACTGCCCCGCACTGGCGGGAGGGCACGAAGGTGAATCTGGAGCGCGCCATGACCGCCCAGGCCCGTTTCGGCGGGCACGTCGTGAGCGGGCACGTGGACGGCGTGGGCACGGTCCTGCGCGTGGACGCCCAGCCCGGCGCGTACACCATGACGGTGCGTGCCGCGCCGCACCTCGCCCGCTACCTCGTGCCGAAGGGCAGCGTCACCGTGGACGGCGTGAGCCTGACCGTCGTGGACGCGGGCGGCCCCGCAGGCAGCCGCGCCGACCTGCGCCCGGACGAGTTCACGCTGTGGCTCGTGCCGCACACCCTGGAGGTCACCACGCTGCACACCTGGGCGGCGGGCACGCAGGTGAATCTGGAGGCGGACCAGATGGCCAAGTACGTCGAGCGCCTGATCCTGATGCGCGACTGGACACCCGAACAGCCCGGTCAGGAGGTGACGGCATGA
- the ribD gene encoding bifunctional diaminohydroxyphosphoribosylaminopyrimidine deaminase/5-amino-6-(5-phosphoribosylamino)uracil reductase RibD — MTLALEQAAGGLGRTAPNPPVGCVIVQGDELVGRGFHPRAGEPHAEVFALQGAGERARGATAYVTLEPCSHHGRTPPCADALIAAGVRRVVVAALDPNPLVAGRGVQRLREAGIEVTVGVLEAQAERQQAGFRSLIVRGRPWVVAKYAMTLDGKVAALREGNGAVSGPQAREHTMRWRDELDAIAVGSGTLGLDDPALTTRGVPGGRDPRPVVFDRRAASRPQARAWRDGAVLVTTPDSDASAHEAAGITVLRAGTPADALSGLAGLGVSSMLLEGGPTLLSAFLAQGLVDEVRVFVSTKLLGAGLSPLTAPARPMHEAQELHEVTVEPLGPDVLITGLLHDIPRV, encoded by the coding sequence ATGACGCTCGCGCTGGAGCAGGCTGCCGGAGGACTGGGCCGCACGGCGCCGAATCCCCCCGTGGGCTGCGTGATCGTGCAAGGTGATGAATTGGTGGGCCGAGGCTTCCACCCGAGGGCCGGTGAGCCGCACGCGGAGGTGTTCGCCCTGCAAGGCGCGGGCGAGCGGGCGCGCGGGGCCACCGCTTACGTGACGCTGGAACCGTGCAGTCATCACGGTCGGACGCCGCCCTGCGCGGACGCGCTGATCGCAGCGGGCGTGCGGCGGGTGGTCGTGGCGGCGCTCGACCCGAACCCGCTGGTGGCGGGGCGCGGCGTGCAGAGGCTCCGCGAGGCAGGGATTGAGGTCACGGTCGGCGTGCTGGAAGCCCAGGCCGAGCGGCAGCAGGCGGGCTTCCGCAGCCTGATCGTGCGGGGCCGCCCGTGGGTGGTGGCGAAGTACGCCATGACCCTCGACGGCAAGGTGGCGGCGCTGCGCGAGGGGAACGGTGCGGTCAGCGGCCCGCAGGCCCGCGAGCACACCATGCGCTGGCGTGACGAACTGGATGCCATCGCGGTCGGCAGCGGCACGCTGGGCCTGGACGACCCGGCCCTGACCACGCGCGGCGTGCCGGGGGGTCGTGACCCGCGCCCGGTGGTGTTCGACCGCCGCGCCGCCAGCCGCCCGCAGGCCCGCGCGTGGCGTGACGGGGCCGTCCTCGTGACCACTCCCGACAGCGACGCCTCCGCGCACGAGGCGGCCGGGATCACCGTGCTGCGCGCCGGCACGCCCGCCGACGCCCTGAGCGGCCTGGCGGGCCTGGGCGTCAGCAGCATGCTGCTGGAGGGCGGCCCGACCCTCCTGAGTGCCTTCCTCGCGCAGGGACTGGTGGACGAGGTCAGGGTGTTCGTGTCCACGAAACTTCTCGGCGCGGGCCTCAGCCCCCTGACCGCCCCGGCGCGGCCCATGCACGAGGCGCAGGAATTGCACGAAGTCACCGTCGAACCGCTCGGCCCGGACGTCCTGATCACCGGCCTGCTGCACGACATCCCGCGCGTCTGA
- a CDS encoding Sir2 family NAD-dependent protein deacetylase encodes MDLAAARAALQAASRVAVLTGAGVSAESGIPTFRDAQTGHWARFRPEDLASPPAYRRDPVMVWEWYAGRYRDVLAAQPNGAHHLLARLEREKGAGFFLATQNVDGLHARAGSGQGGGRMVELHGNLLSARDEVTGDVFPLAAPAELVTPPTSPLGNRMRPNVVWFGEYLPEAALEAAADAFAAAEVALVIGTSGAVYPAAGLAAETLQRGGIAIEINPVETDISWQMTHCVRDVASRGLAALLGEG; translated from the coding sequence ATGGATCTCGCTGCTGCCCGTGCCGCCCTGCAAGCCGCCTCCCGCGTCGCCGTGCTGACCGGCGCGGGTGTCAGTGCCGAGAGCGGCATCCCCACCTTCCGTGACGCGCAGACCGGCCACTGGGCGCGCTTCCGGCCCGAGGACCTCGCCAGCCCGCCCGCCTACCGGCGCGACCCCGTGATGGTGTGGGAGTGGTACGCGGGCCGCTACCGGGACGTGCTGGCCGCCCAGCCGAACGGCGCGCACCACCTGCTCGCCCGGCTGGAGCGCGAGAAGGGCGCGGGCTTCTTTCTCGCCACGCAGAACGTGGACGGCCTGCACGCCCGCGCCGGGAGCGGCCAGGGTGGGGGGCGCATGGTGGAACTGCACGGCAATCTCCTCAGTGCGCGGGACGAGGTGACGGGCGACGTGTTCCCGCTCGCCGCGCCCGCCGAACTGGTCACGCCGCCCACCTCGCCGCTCGGGAACCGCATGCGGCCCAACGTCGTGTGGTTCGGGGAGTACCTGCCGGAAGCCGCCCTGGAAGCCGCCGCAGACGCCTTCGCGGCCGCCGAGGTCGCGCTGGTCATCGGCACGAGTGGCGCCGTGTACCCGGCCGCCGGACTGGCCGCCGAGACGCTTCAGCGCGGCGGGATCGCCATCGAGATCAACCCCGTCGAGACGGACATCTCCTGGCAGATGACGCACTGCGTGCGCGACGTCGCGTCACGCGGCCTCGCGGCACTGCTGGGCGAGGGCTGA
- a CDS encoding RNA 2'-phosphotransferase — MNDHTLSRRLSYLLRHAPHEAGLTLAPGGWVPLAPVLIHLSVTRAQVEAVVAGSDKGRFSLRGDHIRANQGHSVPVDLQLTPATPPALLYHGTHAGALAAIRAEGLRAMNRHHVHLSPDPDTACRVGARRGPPVVLTVRAGEMHAAGHAFLVSENGVWLTDTVPPAFIHGDA; from the coding sequence ATGAACGACCACACCCTCTCCAGACGCCTCTCGTACCTGCTGCGCCACGCCCCGCACGAGGCGGGCCTGACGCTCGCGCCCGGCGGGTGGGTGCCGCTCGCACCCGTGCTGATCCACCTGAGCGTCACGCGCGCGCAGGTCGAGGCGGTCGTGGCAGGCAGCGACAAGGGGCGCTTCAGCCTGCGCGGCGACCACATCCGCGCCAACCAGGGGCACAGCGTGCCCGTCGATCTGCAACTGACCCCGGCCACGCCCCCCGCACTCCTGTACCACGGCACGCATGCGGGCGCCCTGGCCGCCATCCGCGCCGAGGGGTTGCGCGCCATGAACCGCCACCACGTTCACCTCTCGCCCGACCCGGACACCGCCTGCCGCGTGGGTGCGCGGCGCGGCCCGCCCGTCGTCCTGACCGTCCGGGCAGGGGAGATGCACGCCGCCGGGCACGCCTTCCTGGTCAGCGAGAACGGCGTGTGGCTGACGGACACCGTGCCGCCCGCTTTCATTCACGGGGATGCATAA
- a CDS encoding PIG-L family deacetylase, which yields MYTTYGRPEPLDWLVLAPHPDDAEIGVGGTLLRLAHAGRATGILELTQGEGGTQGDPATREAECRAAAAILQLTWRGQLGLPDGGLMDTPQQARALATALRWVRPRVLVVPHHRDRHPDHFGAYHLSKRAVHLASLAKADVTGTPHKVSRVLMYQGNADINANVLVDVEAHLPDWERAIAAHASQFTGAAISETVAPDVVERRRARLMYWGTLGRRRYCEGFESDEPMLLEPESL from the coding sequence ATGTACACCACCTACGGCAGACCCGAACCTCTCGACTGGCTGGTCCTCGCCCCTCACCCCGACGACGCCGAGATCGGCGTGGGCGGCACCCTGCTGCGCCTCGCGCACGCCGGACGCGCCACCGGCATCCTGGAACTCACGCAGGGCGAGGGCGGCACACAGGGCGACCCGGCCACCCGCGAAGCGGAATGCCGCGCCGCCGCCGCCATCCTGCAGCTGACGTGGCGCGGCCAGCTGGGCCTCCCGGACGGCGGCCTGATGGACACGCCGCAGCAGGCGCGCGCGCTCGCCACGGCGCTGCGCTGGGTGCGTCCGCGCGTGCTGGTCGTCCCGCACCACCGCGACCGGCACCCCGACCACTTCGGCGCGTACCACCTCAGCAAGCGCGCCGTGCACCTCGCGTCGCTCGCCAAGGCCGACGTGACCGGCACGCCCCACAAGGTCAGCCGCGTCCTGATGTACCAGGGGAACGCCGACATCAACGCCAACGTCCTCGTGGACGTCGAAGCGCACCTGCCGGACTGGGAGCGCGCCATCGCCGCTCACGCCAGCCAGTTCACGGGCGCGGCCATCTCCGAGACGGTCGCGCCGGACGTCGTCGAACGCCGCCGCGCCCGCCTGATGTACTGGGGCACGCTCGGCCGCCGCCGCTACTGCGAAGGCTTCGAGAGCGACGAACCGATGCTCCTCGAACCCGAAAGCCTGTAA
- the odhB gene encoding 2-oxoglutarate dehydrogenase complex dihydrolipoyllysine-residue succinyltransferase, translated as MPNINVPVFSESVSEGTLLSWNKKPGDSVKRGEVLAEIETDKVVLEVTALQDGVLSSVSAQEGDTVLSEQVIGVLGEAGAAAPAAPAAAQDAAAGPVAGESTAGGTAAQPDSSSQSAQAQQSSGNAPALSPAVRKVVAENNLDASQIPATGPKGNITKQDAVTAASAPAAPQAPASTPAAAPAAPVQSGPRAEQRVPMTRIRQRIAERLKDVQNTAAILTTFNEVNMKPAMDLRKKYQDLFVAKHGVKLGFMSLFVRAATEALKAFPAVNASIDGKDIVYHGFYDMGIAVASERGLVVPILRDTDQLSLADIEKAISGFAQKAKAGKLTMEDMSGGTFSITNGGTFGSMMSTPIINAPQSAILGMHNIIERPIAQNGQVVIAPMMYLALSYDHRIIDGKEAVQFLVTIKNYLEDPARILLDL; from the coding sequence ATGCCGAACATCAACGTCCCCGTCTTTTCCGAATCCGTGAGTGAAGGCACCCTGCTGTCCTGGAACAAGAAGCCCGGCGACAGCGTCAAGCGCGGCGAGGTCCTCGCCGAGATCGAGACCGACAAGGTCGTCCTCGAAGTGACCGCCCTGCAGGACGGCGTCCTGAGCAGCGTCAGCGCCCAGGAAGGCGACACCGTCCTGAGCGAACAGGTGATCGGCGTGCTCGGCGAGGCCGGCGCCGCTGCCCCCGCCGCTCCTGCCGCCGCGCAGGACGCCGCCGCTGGCCCCGTCGCGGGCGAGAGCACGGCGGGCGGCACCGCCGCGCAACCCGACAGCAGCAGCCAGAGCGCCCAGGCGCAGCAGAGCAGCGGCAACGCCCCTGCCCTGTCGCCCGCCGTGCGCAAGGTCGTCGCCGAGAACAACCTCGACGCGTCGCAGATTCCCGCGACCGGCCCCAAAGGCAACATCACCAAGCAGGACGCCGTGACCGCCGCCAGCGCCCCCGCCGCCCCCCAGGCCCCGGCCTCCACTCCTGCCGCCGCGCCCGCCGCCCCCGTGCAGAGCGGCCCGCGCGCCGAGCAGCGCGTCCCCATGACCCGCATCCGCCAGCGCATCGCGGAACGCCTCAAGGACGTGCAGAACACCGCCGCCATCCTCACCACCTTCAACGAAGTCAACATGAAGCCTGCCATGGACCTGCGCAAGAAGTACCAGGACCTCTTCGTGGCGAAACACGGCGTCAAGCTCGGCTTCATGAGCCTCTTCGTGCGCGCCGCCACCGAGGCCCTCAAGGCCTTCCCCGCCGTGAACGCCAGCATCGACGGCAAGGACATCGTGTACCACGGGTTCTACGACATGGGCATCGCCGTCGCCAGCGAACGCGGCCTCGTCGTCCCGATCCTGCGCGACACCGACCAGCTCAGCCTCGCCGACATCGAGAAGGCCATCAGCGGCTTCGCGCAGAAGGCCAAGGCCGGCAAGCTCACCATGGAAGACATGAGCGGCGGCACCTTCAGCATCACCAACGGCGGCACCTTCGGCAGCATGATGAGCACTCCCATCATCAACGCCCCGCAGAGCGCCATCCTGGGCATGCACAACATCATCGAGCGCCCCATCGCCCAGAACGGGCAGGTCGTCATCGCGCCCATGATGTACCTCGCGCTCAGCTACGACCACCGCATCATCGACGGCAAGGAAGCCGTGCAGTTCCTCGTGACCATCAAGAACTACCTCGAGGACCCCGCCCGCATCCTCCTCGACCTCTGA
- a CDS encoding 2-oxoglutarate dehydrogenase E1 component codes for MSGAELSHDSATFVEALYEAYLQDPASVADDWRAYFDGLRGGIQETPHGPVQQRFLALGQQRLTRAAPQAAPGKASAAQQVASALVSAYRVYGHISAHKNPLTIRPAAQVPELTPEYYGLTDADLNETVHEGPFQGTLRDVIGQLQGAYCGSIGYEFSYLPSTEREWFQERIESVGGRPQFSEAQQRRILSKLNAAEGLERYLGQRYVGQKRFSLEGGESFIPLMDRIVQLGGELGIKETVIGMAHRGRLNVLVNLFGKKPADLFAEFEGKKRLSDDPDVAGDVKYHMGFSSDVQTPGGPMHLALAYNPSHLEIVSPVVHGSVRARQDRRNDTERKQVLPITIHGDAAVSGQGVVMETINLSRLRGFTTGGAVRIVINNQIGFTISDPRDTRSSRYCTDVAKIGNAPVMHVNGDDPEAVAFAGELALRYRQEFGKDVFIDLICFRRHGHNESDDPTMTQPIMYREIKVHPGTRALYAQRLEAQGVLKAGEADALVDSFRDRLDAGESVVEEIRNDEQSALALDWRKYLDTHWSEESRTAVPAATLKQLSERLTEVPEGFGLHRAVDKVLKARREMGDGQAPVDWGMGETLAYATLLMEGYNVRLDGQDAGRGTFVHRHAVLHDQNASDPASEEFMPLAHLAPQQGHVEVIDSTLSEEAVMAFEYGYATSAPDSLVIWEAQFGDFANGAQSVIDQFVSAGESKWQRLAGLTLLLPHGYEGQGPEHSSARLERYLQLCAQKNMQVVVPSSASQIFHLLRRQMIRPYRKPLIVMSPKSLLRNKAAMSPLSDLTDGRFCEVIGDTGPSGLKRVVISSGKLHWELDTAREKAAMQDDVALVRLEQLYPFPAEHLEAELQKHPGAEVIWAQEEPQNQGAWLMIQDSLRESLQPGQTLRYAGRSASASTAAGYAQVHAREQAAVITAALGEKVPVQTLPVQQEATAQS; via the coding sequence ATGTCTGGCGCCGAATTGTCCCACGACAGCGCCACCTTCGTCGAGGCGCTGTACGAAGCCTACCTTCAGGACCCCGCGTCAGTCGCTGACGACTGGCGGGCGTACTTCGACGGGCTTCGTGGCGGCATTCAGGAAACCCCGCACGGCCCGGTACAGCAGCGCTTCCTCGCGCTGGGGCAGCAGCGGCTCACGCGGGCCGCGCCTCAGGCCGCGCCCGGCAAGGCGTCGGCGGCGCAGCAGGTGGCGAGCGCCCTGGTGAGCGCGTACCGCGTGTACGGTCACATCTCCGCCCACAAGAACCCCCTCACCATCCGGCCCGCCGCGCAGGTGCCGGAACTCACGCCCGAGTACTACGGCCTGACCGACGCCGACCTGAACGAGACGGTGCACGAAGGCCCCTTCCAGGGCACGCTGCGCGACGTGATCGGCCAGCTGCAGGGCGCGTACTGCGGCAGCATCGGGTACGAGTTCTCGTACCTGCCGTCCACCGAACGCGAGTGGTTCCAGGAGCGCATCGAGTCGGTCGGTGGCCGCCCGCAGTTCAGTGAGGCGCAGCAGCGCCGCATCCTCAGCAAGCTGAACGCCGCCGAGGGCCTCGAACGCTACCTGGGGCAGCGGTACGTCGGCCAGAAGCGCTTCTCGCTGGAGGGCGGCGAGAGCTTCATCCCGCTGATGGACCGCATCGTGCAGCTCGGCGGGGAACTCGGCATCAAGGAAACCGTGATCGGCATGGCCCACCGGGGCCGCCTGAACGTCCTCGTGAACCTCTTCGGCAAGAAGCCCGCCGACCTCTTCGCGGAATTCGAAGGCAAGAAACGCCTCTCGGACGACCCTGACGTGGCGGGCGACGTGAAGTATCACATGGGCTTCAGCAGCGACGTGCAGACGCCCGGCGGCCCCATGCACCTCGCGCTCGCGTACAACCCCTCGCACCTGGAGATCGTGTCGCCCGTCGTGCACGGCAGCGTCCGTGCCCGCCAGGACCGCCGCAACGACACCGAACGCAAGCAGGTGCTGCCCATCACCATCCACGGTGACGCGGCCGTGTCCGGCCAGGGCGTCGTGATGGAGACCATCAACCTGTCGCGCCTGCGCGGCTTCACGACGGGCGGCGCCGTGCGCATCGTCATCAACAACCAGATCGGCTTCACGATCAGCGACCCGCGCGACACGCGCAGCAGCCGCTACTGCACCGACGTCGCCAAGATCGGCAACGCGCCCGTCATGCACGTCAACGGTGACGATCCCGAAGCGGTCGCCTTCGCAGGCGAACTCGCGCTCCGCTACCGGCAGGAGTTCGGCAAGGACGTCTTCATCGACCTGATCTGCTTCCGCCGCCACGGGCACAACGAGTCCGACGACCCCACCATGACGCAGCCGATCATGTACCGCGAGATCAAGGTGCACCCCGGCACGCGCGCCCTGTACGCCCAGCGCCTCGAAGCGCAGGGCGTCCTGAAGGCCGGTGAGGCCGACGCACTCGTCGACAGCTTCCGCGACCGGCTCGACGCGGGCGAATCCGTGGTCGAGGAGATCCGCAACGACGAGCAGAGCGCCCTCGCGCTCGACTGGCGCAAGTACCTCGACACGCACTGGTCCGAGGAATCCCGCACCGCCGTGCCCGCCGCGACCCTCAAGCAGCTCTCCGAGCGCCTCACCGAGGTGCCCGAAGGCTTCGGCCTGCACCGCGCCGTCGACAAGGTCCTCAAGGCCCGCCGCGAGATGGGCGACGGTCAGGCGCCCGTCGACTGGGGCATGGGCGAAACGCTCGCCTACGCCACCCTGCTGATGGAAGGCTACAACGTCCGCCTCGACGGGCAGGACGCCGGACGCGGCACCTTCGTGCACCGTCACGCCGTGCTGCACGACCAGAACGCCTCCGACCCCGCCAGCGAGGAATTCATGCCGCTCGCGCACCTCGCGCCGCAGCAGGGCCACGTCGAGGTGATCGACAGCACCCTCTCCGAGGAGGCCGTCATGGCCTTCGAGTACGGGTACGCCACGAGCGCGCCCGACTCGCTCGTCATCTGGGAAGCGCAGTTCGGTGACTTCGCGAACGGCGCGCAGAGCGTCATTGACCAGTTCGTGTCCGCCGGTGAGAGCAAATGGCAGCGCCTCGCGGGCCTCACCCTGCTCCTCCCGCACGGCTACGAGGGCCAGGGCCCCGAACACAGCAGCGCCCGCCTGGAACGCTACCTGCAGCTGTGCGCGCAGAAGAACATGCAGGTCGTGGTGCCGAGCAGCGCCTCGCAGATCTTCCACCTGCTGCGCCGCCAGATGATCCGCCCGTACCGCAAGCCGCTCATCGTCATGAGCCCCAAGAGCCTGCTGCGCAACAAGGCCGCCATGAGCCCCCTGAGCGACCTCACCGACGGCCGCTTCTGCGAAGTCATCGGCGACACCGGCCCCAGCGGCCTGAAACGCGTCGTGATCAGCAGCGGCAAACTCCACTGGGAGCTCGACACGGCCCGCGAGAAGGCCGCCATGCAGGACGACGTGGCCCTCGTGCGCCTCGAACAGCTGTACCCCTTCCCGGCCGAGCACCTCGAAGCCGAACTGCAGAAGCACCCCGGCGCCGAAGTGATCTGGGCGCAGGAGGAACCGCAGAACCAGGGCGCGTGGCTGATGATCCAGGACAGCCTGCGCGAATCCCTGCAGCCGGGCCAGACGCTGCGCTACGCGGGCCGTTCCGCCAGCGCCAGCACCGCCGCCGGGTACGCCCAGGTGCACGCCCGCGAGCAGGCGGCCGTCATCACCGCCGCGCTCGGCGAGAAGGTCCCCGTCCAGACGCTCCCCGTCCAGCAGGAAGCCACCGCCCAGTCCTGA
- a CDS encoding response regulator produces MQARQWRAVIDVLLVEPDASQRTTLERLLERHGYTPRSAVRATDAVRSVQRHRPDVVLCEVQLPDMDGLALCRQLRMSALPVLLMSGQWSERLQRDSRDAGALDLLGKPFSETLLLARLAHHLRLPVPPPGRQHTAPTLPAALMNRPGVLGVLLLDASGHTSEQSGQGIPDDLYRPFLTAARPDGEELLCLQLEYARHCLLIYRLHATQDATLVCLLQNSSYASLVKYHLRASPSTRT; encoded by the coding sequence GTGCAGGCACGGCAGTGGCGCGCCGTGATCGACGTGCTGCTGGTGGAGCCGGACGCGAGTCAGCGCACGACACTGGAACGCCTGCTGGAACGGCACGGGTACACGCCACGCAGCGCCGTGCGGGCGACGGACGCGGTCCGCAGCGTCCAGCGGCACCGTCCGGACGTGGTGCTCTGCGAGGTGCAGCTGCCGGACATGGACGGCCTGGCCCTGTGCCGGCAGCTGCGGATGTCCGCCCTGCCGGTCCTGCTGATGAGTGGCCAGTGGAGCGAACGGCTGCAGCGAGACAGCCGTGACGCGGGCGCACTGGACCTGCTCGGCAAACCGTTCTCCGAGACGCTGCTGCTCGCACGGCTCGCGCACCACCTGCGCCTGCCCGTCCCGCCGCCCGGACGGCAGCACACAGCACCCACCCTGCCCGCCGCGCTCATGAACCGGCCCGGCGTGCTGGGCGTCCTGCTGCTGGACGCGTCCGGCCACACCAGCGAACAGAGCGGCCAGGGCATCCCGGACGACCTGTACCGCCCCTTCCTGACGGCCGCCCGCCCGGACGGCGAGGAACTGCTGTGCCTGCAGCTGGAGTACGCGCGGCACTGCCTGCTCATCTACCGGCTGCATGCCACGCAGGACGCGACGCTGGTGTGCCTGCTGCAGAACAGCAGTTACGCGAGCCTCGTCAAGTACCACCTGCGCGCCTCACCCTCCACCCGGACGTGA
- a CDS encoding succinate dehydrogenase iron-sulfur subunit, whose translation MKINVKILRFDPEKDKKSHWEVYPVEAEPGDRVLDVLNNVKWYTDSTLTFRRSCAHGICGSDAMLINGRNRLACKTLLQDVVKDGGSITVEPIRGLKVEKDLLVDMDPFFDAYRAVMPWFINDDAPPVTERIQSPEAAEHMDHGSNCILCACCTTSCPIYWVNGSYLGPAAIVQAHRFIFDSRDHGAQARMAVLNQNTGVWRCRTAYNCTEACPRDIPITQLIEEVKRAVMYTQ comes from the coding sequence ATGAAAATCAACGTCAAGATTCTCCGCTTCGACCCTGAAAAGGACAAGAAGAGCCACTGGGAGGTCTACCCGGTCGAGGCCGAGCCCGGCGACCGCGTCCTCGACGTCCTCAACAACGTCAAGTGGTACACGGACAGCACCCTCACGTTCCGCCGCTCCTGCGCGCACGGCATCTGCGGCAGCGACGCCATGCTCATCAACGGCCGCAACCGCCTCGCCTGCAAGACGCTGCTGCAGGACGTCGTCAAGGACGGCGGCAGCATCACCGTCGAACCGATCCGTGGCCTGAAGGTCGAGAAGGACCTGCTCGTCGACATGGACCCCTTCTTCGACGCGTACCGCGCCGTGATGCCCTGGTTCATCAACGACGACGCGCCGCCCGTCACGGAACGCATCCAGTCGCCTGAAGCGGCCGAGCACATGGACCACGGCAGCAACTGCATCCTGTGCGCGTGCTGCACCACCAGCTGCCCCATCTACTGGGTGAACGGCTCGTACCTCGGTCCGGCCGCCATCGTGCAGGCGCACCGCTTCATCTTCGACAGCCGCGACCACGGCGCGCAGGCCCGCATGGCGGTCCTCAACCAGAACACCGGCGTGTGGCGCTGCCGCACCGCGTACAACTGCACCGAAGCGTGCCCGCGCGACATCCCGATCACGCAGCTGATCGAGGAAGTCAAGCGCGCCGTGATGTACACGCAGTAA